The following are from one region of the Thermoanaerobaculia bacterium genome:
- the dapA gene encoding 4-hydroxy-tetrahydrodipicolinate synthase, protein MKFELRGCGTALVTPFDERGKIDFAALESLVNWQIAEGIDFLATCTPEGESPALSGDERKAVTAHVVKITNGRVPVVAGAGGNHTAKSVFWARDAVAAGASAILSVTPSYNLPSPEGLFRHFTAISDSTRLPVILYNVPTRTGEDLDSETIVRLAQLPRVVGIADGSTNFRRLARLVPRLPSDFAVYSADDVTALAGIGLGMKGLLSIAANEIPEPIAQMVHAALDGRNEEARAIYQKYFPLIDVNHCERSPGPMKAALAMMGRCGETLRLPLAPVRDESRKRIEKVLRSLKLAGRGARG, encoded by the coding sequence ATGAAATTCGAGCTTCGCGGCTGCGGAACCGCCCTCGTGACCCCCTTCGACGAGCGCGGAAAGATCGACTTCGCCGCTCTGGAGTCGCTCGTCAACTGGCAGATCGCCGAGGGGATCGATTTCCTCGCCACCTGCACCCCGGAAGGAGAGTCGCCGGCTCTCTCGGGCGACGAACGCAAGGCCGTGACCGCCCACGTCGTCAAGATCACGAACGGACGGGTGCCGGTCGTGGCCGGCGCCGGAGGCAACCACACGGCGAAGTCGGTCTTCTGGGCGCGCGACGCCGTCGCCGCCGGAGCGTCCGCGATCCTCTCCGTGACCCCGTCGTACAACCTTCCCAGCCCCGAAGGGCTCTTCCGGCACTTCACGGCGATTTCGGACTCGACCCGGCTTCCGGTCATCCTGTACAACGTCCCGACGCGAACCGGCGAAGATCTCGACTCGGAGACGATCGTGCGGCTCGCGCAGCTTCCCCGCGTCGTCGGCATCGCCGATGGCTCGACCAACTTCCGCCGGCTCGCGCGTCTCGTACCGCGGCTCCCCTCCGATTTCGCGGTCTATTCCGCCGACGACGTGACGGCCCTCGCCGGCATCGGCCTCGGGATGAAAGGCCTCCTCTCGATCGCCGCCAACGAGATCCCCGAGCCGATCGCGCAGATGGTGCACGCCGCCCTCGACGGCCGCAACGAAGAGGCCCGCGCGATCTACCAGAAGTACTTCCCGCTGATCGACGTCAACCACTGCGAACGGAGTCCGGGACCGATGAAGGCGGCGCTGGCGATGATGGGTCGTTGCGGCGAGACGCTCCGGCTGCCGCTGGCGCCGGTGCGGGACGAGTCCCGGAAGCGAATCGAGAAAGTGCTGCGGAGCCTGAAGCTCGCGGGCCGCGGCGCGCGGGGCTAG